In Ptychodera flava strain L36383 chromosome 17, AS_Pfla_20210202, whole genome shotgun sequence, one genomic interval encodes:
- the LOC139116028 gene encoding zinc finger and BTB domain-containing protein 41-like, with translation MTTVLVKMDYEVENLASSILIRLNEFRKQSLFTDVQFCVQGQRFACHEAVLACCSPIFNSAPASETRWDKIRECFAGMDANAVKDLLDFIYTGKVTIAVHNIEQLLKVSTVLKFKELATGCVKFKEKYHCANEFSDKTIGGVPTTGSCTGIRNELEDKETMQHDASKAVTLPVDTGHVLKCGSNIDARKLLKYAHDEDRNITLGSDDADVFDGDSDGNDGDDDPYEDNTVNEENAMSNENTETDIRENECKIVNKDQNVAGVPELFAGSSHVILSGNKDRSNMVDVEKPVNSASVNQPHLFETGNSVADMNVSGSHIKDYPSLSGQTQTDISGNVNRADAMVNKTKFETDENEYLEEEKSKVIKGREVSFRFEFCGESFPRNHLLQKHKNQEHGDKIQGHSSSKFTKKHKYLCSICSSEFRSKGLLRDHLSVHFQGLQTKEHGTTSAIGSREISTEQSANTQREKVLHEGAVNKKDINVQTRQCQTCRKSFTTNWLLTQHRYKIHGENVWSCKECDMTFYQYKSLKEHRKTHDQDLKYQCDKCKKWFGRKETYDGHMQNHKNEKFLECKICNKVFKVKNNYIEHMNMHERETPFKCHLCNVNFAHYIDFVET, from the coding sequence atgacaacagtACTGGTGAAAATGGATTACGAAGTAGAGAACCTAGCTTCATCAATTCTGATTAGACTGAATGAATTCAGAAAACAGTCTCTGTTCACGGACGTTCAGTTTTGTGTGCAGGGGCAGCGCTTTGCATGTCACGAGGCAGTCTTAGCTTGTTGCAGTCCAATCTTCAACTCGGCTCCAGCTTCTGAAACACGTTGGGACAAAATCAGGGAGTGCTTTGCTGGTATGGATGCCAACGCTGTGAAAGATCTGCTAGACTTCATATACACTGGTAAAGTAACCATTGCCGTGCATAATATTGAACAATTGCTGAAAGTCTCCACTGTACTGAAATTTAAGGAGCTTGCAACAGGCTGTGTAAAGTTCAAGGAGAAGTACCATTGTGCAAATGAATTTTCTGACAAGACTATTGGTGGAGTACCTACTACTGGTAGTTGTACCGGTATAAGGAATGAATTGGAAGATAAAGAGACAATGCAACATGATGCAAGCAAGGCTGTAACCTTACCTGTTGACACTGGACATGTGCTGAAATGTGGAAGCAATATTGATGCCAGAAAGTTGTTGAAATATGCACATGATGAAGACAGAAATATCACTCTAGGCAGTGATGATGCTGATGTATTTGATGGTGATAGTGATGGGAATGATGGCGATGATGACCCCTATGAGGACAACACAGTCAATGAAGAAAATGCAATGAGCAATGAAAATACAGAGACTGatatcagagaaaatgaatgTAAGATAGTAAACAAAGACCAAAATGTAGCGGGTGTTCCAGAACTTTTTGCAGGGAGTAGTCATGTGATTCTTTCTGGGAACAAAGATAGAAGCAACATGGTTGATGTAGAAAAACCAGTGAACTCTGCAAGTGTAAACCAGCCTCACCTTTTTGAAACAGGTAACTCTGTTGCAGATATGAATGTATCAGGAAGTCACATTAAGGATTATCCAAGTTTATCAGGACAGACACAAACTGACATAAGTGGCAATGTCAATCGTGCTGATGCTATGGTCAACaaaaccaaatttgaaacagATGAGAATGAATATCTTGAAGAagaaaagtcaaaggtcatcaaagggAGAGAGGTGTCATTCAGATTTGAATTTTGTGGAGAAAGTTTTCCAAGGAATCACCTACTGCAGAAACACAAAAATCAAGAGCATGGTGATAAAATTCAGGGTCATAGTAGCAGTAAATTCACtaagaaacacaaatatttgtgtAGCATATGCAGCTCTGAGTTCAGAAGCAAAGGACTTCTGCGGGACCATCTTTCAGTACATTTTCAAGgtcttcaaacaaaagaacatgGTACGACATCTGCCATTGGATCACGAGAAATATCCACTGAACAATCAGCCAATACACAGAGAGAAAAAGTTCTGCATGAGGGTGCTGTCAACAAGAAAGATATCAACGTGCAAACACGCCAGTGTCAGACTTGCAGAAAGTCATTTACGACAAATTGGCTACTTACACAGCACAGATATAAGATCCACGGGGAAAATGTATGGAGCTGTAAAGAATGTGATATGACATTTTATCAGTACAAATCATTGAAAGAACATAGAAAGACCCATGACCAAGATTTAAAGTATCAATGTGACAAGTGTAAGAAATGGTTTGGCCGGAAAGAAACCTATGATGGCCATATGCAGaatcacaaaaatgaaaaattccttGAATGCAAAATCTGCAACAAAGttttcaaagtgaaaaataACTATATCGAGCATATGAACATGCATGAAAGGGAGACACCATTCAAATGCCATTTGTGTAATGTGAATTTTGCCCACTATATTGACTTTGTTGAAACATGA
- the LOC139116031 gene encoding zinc finger protein 888-like isoform X1, whose translation MVQHLALVNKKFPLNNQPIHREDRFCIIVMSARKISNYISMLKRHEKKVHGSTGRYLSCRVCNVKFSTRSLLRHHQIAKHTRSSGANKHCCPVCKETLCSRLQLRKHMKDKHPNQHQCEICKKSFYYKKLLKQHRNRKHERSVWNCGECSAAFDDYKSLKEHRETHDQDLKYQCEKCKKWFGRKDSYEGHMKRHRLEKSIECKICNKVFHRKARYVSHMNMHERMTPVKVDLSKDEKTSHSTEKIYKCPECAESFDGTLSLRLHRSKMHAALEQCKLCNEVFPTKDELYQHREKVHKLKDYPCADCKVTFNNKRNLSRHRKKMHSQDSLSCKECGSMFENRELLKQHHRIHDKEALYSCDVCGKTFGRKESLDGHVKRHKYERSYPCEECGKVFNRKEILENHFRTHSSIKPYSCPVCQKSFKSKNSAEKHRLVYHSGEATLKPWSCSECDKTFTQKGNLLKHQRVHAKVKLYLCDICGKSFSQPQYMAIHKRIHTGERPYQCELCGKSFKCTPSLNSHRLYVHSSEKSHVCHVCGKGFKTAAKVRRHLLVHNK comes from the coding sequence ATGGTACAACATCTAGCATTGGTCAACaagaaatttcctctgaacaaTCAGCCAATACACAGAGAGGACAGATTCTGCATCATTGTGATGTCTGCAAGAAAGATTTCAAACTATATCAGTATGCTGAAACGTCATGAAAAGAAAGTTCATGGTTCGACTGGTCGTTATCTGTCATGCAGAGTGtgcaatgtgaaattttcaacccgtAGTCTTTTAAGACATCACCAAATTGCTAAGCATACACGTAGCTCAGGGGCAAATAAACACTGCTGTCCTGTATGCAAGGAAACTCTCTGCTCAAGGCTGCAGTTGAGGAAACATATGAAGGACAAACATCCAAACCAGCACCAGTGTGAGATTTGCAAAAAGTCGTTTTATTACAAGAAATTACTAAAGCAGCACAGAAATAGGAAACATGAGAGAAGTGTCTGGAACTGTGGAGAATGTAGTGCAGCATTTGATGATTACAAATCATTGAAGGAGCACAGAGAGACGCATGATCAAGATTTAAAGTATCAGTGTGAGAAATGTAAGAAATGGTTTGGCCGGAAGGATAGCTATGAGGGCCATATGAAGAGGCACAGATTAGAGAAATCGATTGAATGTAAAATCTGCAACAAGGTCTTCCATAGGAAAGCAAGATATGTTAGTCACATGAACATGCATGAAAGGATGACACCAGTCAAAGTTGACTTGTCGAAAGACGAAAAAACATCCCACAGCACTGAGAAAATCTACAAATGCCCGGAGTGTGCTGAGAGTTTCGATGGAACTTTGAGTTTAAGACTTCATAGATCAAAGATGCATGCAGCCCTGGAGCAGTGTAAATTGTGCAATGAAGTATTCCCTACAAAAGATGAACTTTATCAGCATAGGGAAAAAGTGCATAAGCTGAAAGATTACCCCTGTGCAGATTGCAAAGTAACTTTTAACAACAAGCGTAACCTTTCTAGGCATAGAAAGAAAATGCATTCTCAAGACTCATTGAGTTGTAAAGAATGTGGGAGTATGTTTGAAAACAGAGAACTCTTAAAACAGCATCACAGAATTCACGACAAGGAAGCATTGTATTCGTGTGATGTGTGTGGCAAAACATTTGGAAGGAAGGAAAGCTTAGATGGACATGTGAAACGCCACAAGTATGAGAGGTCCTATCCTTGTGAAGAGTGTGGGAAAGTTTTTAATAGAAAAGAAATCCTTGAAAACCATTTCCGTACTCATTCAAGTATCAAACCGTACAGTTGTCCTGTTTGTCAAAAGTCTTTCAAGTCTAAAAACTCAGCTGAAAAACACCGGTTAGTATACCACAGTGGTGAAGCTACTTTGAAACCCTGGTCTTGCTCTGAATGTGATAAGACATTTACGCAGAAAGGTAATCTCCTTAAACACCAAAGAGTTCATGCTAAGGTTAAACTGTACTTGTGTGACATTTGTGGGAAATCCTTTAGCCAGCCGCAGTACATGGCCATTCACAAACGTATTCACACAGGTGAACGGCCTTATCAGTGTGAACTCTGTGGAAAATCATTCAAATGTACACCAAGTTTGAACAGTCATCGGTTGTACGTCCATTCATCTGAAAAATCTCATGTGTGCCATGTGTGTGGGAAAGGATTTAAAACAGCTGCAAAAGTGAGAAGACATTTACTGGTTCACAATAAATAG
- the LOC139116031 gene encoding zinc finger and BTB domain-containing protein 34-like isoform X2: protein MPVFSVTMTTRQMKMDYSVENLSSSILKRLNELRKQSLLTDIEFCVKGQRFACHQAVLACCSPMFNSVLTSDAHKNKIKECFGVLDANTVKDLLDFIYTSRVTITMHNIEQLLKVSNELKFEELASGCAQFQEKFYNASDFPDKAVYTLPTTCRGNELASGPKMQQHTSEADHIVVDARQGLKCGSKSDASKLLKYANDEDRNITVGSDDADVFDSGSDANDDDDDPYEEDTANEETGMSNVNTETDIRENECKIENEDQNGAVVPELFTGSNRVVICGNKGSSNMADVEKPVKSATVNQPHLFETVSSVADMNVSGSHIKDYPSLSGETHSDIGNNINNADAVAQETTFQTDQNEHVEEEKSKVIKVKEVSFKCEFCGESFPRNYLLQKHRNQEHGDKIQGHSSSNCDEKHKYLCSGCNCEFGSKGLLQDHLSVNCKGLQRTRQHGTTSSIGQQEISSEQSANTQRGQILHHCDVCKKDFKLYQYAETS from the coding sequence ATGCCAGTATTttctgttaccatgacaacaagaCAGATGAAAATGGATTACAGTGTAGAGAACCTATCTTCATCAATTCTGAAAAGACTTAATGAACTCAGAAAACAGTCTCTATTAACGGACATTGAATTTTGTGTGAAGGGGCAGCGCTTTGCTTGTCACCAGGCAGTCTTGGCATGTTGCAGTCCAATGTTCAACTCAGTTCTTACTTCAGATGCACACAAGAACAAAATCAAGGAATGCTTTGGTGTTTTGGATGCCAATACTGTGAAAGATCTGCTAGACTTTATATACACTAGTCGGGTAACCATTACCATGCACAATATTGAGCAATTGCTGAAAGTATCGAATGAACTGAAATTTGAGGAGCTTGCTTCTGGATGTGCACAGTTTCAGGAGAAGTTTTACAATGCATCTGATTTTCCTGACAAGGCCGTATACACCTTACCTACTACCTGTAGGGGGAATGAATTGGCGAGTGGACCCAAAATGCAACAACATACAAGTGAAGCTGACCACATAGTTGTAGACGCTAGACAAGGGCTGAAATGTGGAAGCAAAAGTGATGCCAGCAAGttgttaaaatatgcaaatgatgaaGACAGAAATATCACTGTAGGCAGTGATGATGCTGATGTATTTGATAGTGGTAGTGATGcgaatgatgacgatgatgacccCTATGAGGAGGACACAGCTAATGAAGAAACTGGTATGAGCAATGTAAATACAGAGACTGatatcagagaaaatgaatgTAAGATAGAAAATGAAGACCAGAATGGAGCAGTTGTTCCAGAACTCTTCACAGGAAGCAATCGGGTGGTTATTTGTGGAAACAAAGGTAGTAGCAACATGGCTGATGTAGAAAAACCAGTGAAGTCCGCAACTGTAAACCAGCCTCACCTTTTTGAAACAGTTAGCTCTGTTGCAGATATGAATGTATCAGGAAGTCACATTAAGGATTATCCAAGTTTATCAGGGGAGACACACAGTGACATTGGTAACAATATCAATAATGCTGATGCTGTGGCCCAAGAAACCACATTTCAAACAGACCAGAATGAACATGTTGAAGAggaaaagtcaaaggtcatcaaagtgAAAGAGGTATCATTCAAGTGTGAATTTTGTGGAGAAAGTTTTCCAAGGAATTATCTGCTTCAGAAACACAGAAATCAAGAGCATGGCGATAAAATTCAAGGTCATAGTAGCAGTAACTGCgatgagaaacacaaatatttgtgtAGTGGATGCAACTGTGAGTTTGGCAGCAAAGGTCTTCTGCAGGACCATCTTTCAGTAAATTGTAAAGGTCTCCAACGAACAAGACAGCATGGTACAACATCTAGCATTGGTCAACaagaaatttcctctgaacaaTCAGCCAATACACAGAGAGGACAGATTCTGCATCATTGTGATGTCTGCAAGAAAGATTTCAAACTATATCAGTATGCTGAAACGTCATGA